In one window of Arachis ipaensis cultivar K30076 chromosome B06, Araip1.1, whole genome shotgun sequence DNA:
- the LOC107646986 gene encoding uncharacterized protein LOC107646986 yields the protein MDSFGPVENTSASEDPILINMEKDFASWNDSDNSSYSNVHYLVGVRNIRNFLSDKILLVRDNNSQRNRYSIYFDIENQFLEISNDPSFLSEPESFFDSYNKNSSYLNNVSKRHENHYMYDTKSSWKNGIYNCIESYLRSQICIVSHILSESDKYNDSYFYTSICGKGGNGSESESSSIKTTITNENLTKREDSKDLDETQKYKHLWIKCENYYGLNYRKFFKSKMNICEHCGYHLKMSSSDRIELSIDPGTWNPMDEDMVSMDPIEFHSEEESEWK from the coding sequence ATGGATAGTTTTGGTCCTGTTGAAAATACCAGTGCAAGTGAAGACCCAATTTTGATTAATATGGAAAAAGACTTTGCTAGCTGGAATGATAGTGACAATTCTAGTTACAGTAATGTTCATTATTTAGTCGGTGTCAGGAACATTAGAAATTTCCTATCTGATAAAATTCTTTTAGTTAGGGATAACAATAGCCAAAGGAACCGTTATTCCATATATTTTgatattgaaaatcaatttttagagATTTCTAATGATCCTTCTTTTCTAAGTGAACCAGAAAGTTTTTTTGATAGTTATAATAAGAATTCTAGCTATCTGAATAATGTCTCTAAGAGACATGAGAATCATTACATGTATGATACTAAATCGAGTTGGAAAAATGGCATTTATAATTGCATTGAAAGTTATCTTCGTTCTCAAATCTGTATTGTTAGTCACATTTTAAGTGAAAGTGATAAATACAATGACAGTTACTTTTATACTTCTATTTGTGGTAAGGGCGGAAATGGTAGTGAAAGCGAGAGTTCTTCCATAAAAACAACTATCACGAATGAGAATTTAACTAAAAGAGAGGATTCTAAAGATCTCGATGAAACTCAAAAATACAAGCATTTATGGATTAAATGCGAAAATTATTATGGATTAAATTATAGgaaattttttaaatcaaaaatGAATATTTGTGAACACTGTGGATATCATTTAAAAATGAGCAGTTCAGATAGAATCGAACTTTCGATTGATCCAGGTACTTGGAATCCTATGGATGAAGACATGGTCTCTATGGATCCCATTGAATTTCATTCGGAAGAGGAATCCGAATggaaataa
- the LOC107646987 gene encoding uncharacterized protein LOC107646987: MGAIPEKCGDPDPCMVTCTIGEVQFVDCICDLGAFVSIMPLLVYDALKLPPLRRSAARFVLADKSIILVVDIAKDVLESIKGLTFPIDFYILEMPPNDSGRPSSILLGRLFLKTSQIKLDAFSGTYSFEIDGRTVSFNLDEAIKHPPEDHSIFQCDIIDETVADVHQEAVDEKNMVQGSSVGKPPEQTKDILPPPGVPDDQVPNHELNMELKPLPPHLKYAYLKDNQKLLVIIAKELTSQQEERLLHVLRRNKKAIG; the protein is encoded by the coding sequence ATGGGTGCTATACCAGAGAAATGTGGTGATCCCGATCCTTGTATGGTTACTTGCACTATAGGTGAGGTACAGTTTGTGGATTGCATATGTGACTTAGGTGCCTTtgttagtattatgccattattaGTTTATGATGCTTTGAAGCTTCCACCATTGAGAAGGTCGGCAGCCCGTTTTgtgttggcagataaaagcataatcttaGTGGTCGACATTGCGAAAGATGTCTTGGAGAGCATTAAGGGGTTGACTTTccctattgacttctacattctagagatgccccctaatgactcagggaGACCTTCATCTATCTTGCTTGGGAGGCTGTTTTTGAAGACTTCTCAAattaaattggatgccttctcggGAACCtattcctttgagatagatggaagAACAGTGAGCTTCAACCTTGATGAAGCTATAAAGCACCCACCAGAAGACcactctatcttccagtgtgatattATTGACGAGACTGTGGCTGATGTTCACCAAGAGGCAGTGGATGAGAAGAACATGGTTCAAggttcaagtgtgggaaaaccccCTGAGCAAACTAAAGATATCTTGCCACCTCCAGGGgttccagatgatcaagtgccaaaCCATGAGCTGAAcatggagttgaagccccttccacctcacctcaagtatgcttatcttaAAGACAATCAGAAGCTTCTGGTGATTATTGCAAAGGAgcttacttcccaacaagaggagcgtcTTCTTCATGTACTAAGAAGaaacaagaaagctattgggtaG